The sequence below is a genomic window from Methylotuvimicrobium alcaliphilum 20Z.
GAAACGCAAGCAGGCGACGTATCGGCCTTCGTTCCGACCAACGTGATTTCGATCACCGACGGACAGATCTTCCTCGAAACCGACCTGTTCAATGCCGGTATTCGTCCTGCAGTCAACGCGGGTCTGTCGGTATCGCGGGTTGGCGGTGCGGCGCAAACCAAAATCATCAAGAAATTGGGCGGCGGTATTCGTTTGGACTTGGCTCAGTACCGTGAGTTGGCGGCTTTTGCTCAGTTCGCGTCCGATCTTGACGAAAGCACGCGTAAGCAAATCGAACGCGGTCAACGCGTGACCGAGTTGATGAAGCAAAATCAATATTCGCCGATGTCGGTTGCACAAATGGCGGTGTCGTTGTTCGCTGCAAACGAAGGCTATCTGGATTCGGTCGAAGTCAATAAAGTACGCGATTTCGAAGACGCTCTGCAACTGTACATGAAATCCGAAAAGTCGGAATTGATGGCTCAGATCAATGCAACCGGCGACTTCTCCGATGAAATCAAAGAAGGCATTAAATCCGCCATCGAAACGTTCATTAACACGCATAGCTGGTAAAAGGGTCGTCAAATGGCTGTCGGTAAAGAAATACGCACCAAGATCGGAAGTATTAAAAATACTCAAAAGATCACGCGAGCGATGGAAATGGTCGCCGCGAGTAAAATGCGTAAAACGCAAAATAGAATGCAGGCAACGCGGCCTTACTCAAAAAAAATGGGTCAGATCATCAAACATCTGGCTCATGCCAATGCCGAGTACAAACATCCTTATTTGATTCCGCGAGAAGTCAAAAGGGTTGGTGTGATCGTCGTCAGTTCGGATCGCGGCTTATGCGGCGGTTTGAATTCTAATCTATTCCGTAAAACCCTAGTGCAGTTACGCCAATGGGAAAAAGACGGCGTCGATGTCGATATTTGCACAATCGGAACCAAGGCGGCCGGGTTTTTCGGTAACTTACAAAAAATCAATATGGTTGGGCAAGTCGGCAAGCTTGGCGACACGCCGCATCTAAACGATATCATCGGTATCATAAAAATCATGCTCGACGCTTATGAAGAAGGCCGGGTCGATGAGTTATATGTGATCAGTAATGAGTTTGTTAACACGATGACGCAACGGCCGAATGTCGAAAAACTACTGCCGGTCATTGCCGATGAGATCGAGGACGAATTGAAAGGGCATTGGGATTATATTTACGAACCCGATGCGAAGGAAGTTCTGGATAATCTGCTGATTCGCTATATCGAATCGATCGTGTATCAGGGACTGGTCGAGAACAATGCTTGCGAACAGGCCGCCCGGATGGTTGCGATGAAAAGCGCTTCGGATAATGCCGGCAAGCTTATCGGTGAACTGCAACTGGTTTACAACAAAGCCCGACAAGCCGCGATTACACAGGAAATTTCCGAAATCGTTGCCGGCGCCGCTGCTGTGTAATGCACAGACGAATTAACAGATTTAAGTATTGAAGAGGACGACAAAATGAGTTTGGGTAAAATCGTTCAGATTATCGGAGCGGTCGTGGATGTCGAATTTCCACGCGAAAGCCTTCCGAAAGTCTATGATGCGCTGAAAGTTGAAGACAAGAATCTTGTTTTGGAAGTGCAGCAGCAATTAGGCGACGGCGTGGTCAGATCCATTGCAATGGGTTCGACCGACGGATTGAGCAGAGGATTGCAAGTGAGCAATTCCGGTGCGCCTATTGCAGTACCGGTCGGTCAAAAAACGTTGGGCCGTATCATGAACGTGCTTGGCGAGCCGATCGACGAGAAAGGCGCGATCGGCGAAGACGAAAGATGGGCGATTCACCGCGAAGCACCGTCTTACGATGAGCAAGCCGCCAGTAATGAATTGCTAGAAACCGGCATCAAGGTTATCGACTTGGTTTGTCCATTCGCGAAAGGCGGTAAAGTCGGTTTATTCGGCGGTGCCGGCGTCGGCAAGACCGTCAACATGATGGAATTGATTCGTAACATCGCGATCGAACACAGCGGTTTCTCGGTTTTCGCCGGCGTTGGCGAGCGTACCCGTGAAGGTAACGATTTTTATCACGAGATGACCGACTCCAAAGTTATCGACAAGGTATCGTTAGTTTACGGTCAGATGAACGAGCCGCCAGGCAACAGACTGCGTGTAGCTTTGACCGGTTTGACGATGGCCGAATTTTTCCGTGAAGAAGGTCGTGACGTATTGTTCTTCGTAGATAATATTTATCGTTACACATTGGCCGGTACCGAAGTGTCGGCGTTGTTGGGTCGTATGCCGTCGGCGGTAGGCTATCAGCCTAACTTGGCGGAAGAAATGGGCGTATTGCAAGAACGTATTACGTCAACCAAAACCGGATCCATTACGTCGATCCAGGCCGTTTATGTTCCTGCCGACGACTTGACCGACCCGTCACCGGCTACGACATTTGCGCATTTGGACGCGACCGTGGTATTGTCCCGTCAAATCGCCGAGTTGGGTATTTATCCGGCGATCGATCCGCTTGACTCGACTAGCCGCCAGTTGGATCCTTTGGTTATTGGTCATGAGCATTACAATGTCGCTCGTGCGGTGCAAGGCACTTTGCAACGGTACAAAGAGTTACGCGACATTATCGCGATTTTAGGCATGGACGAGTTGTCGGAAGAAGACAAGTTGATTGTTTCGAGAGCGCGCAAGATTCAAAGATTCTTGTCGCAACCGTTCTTCGTGGCAGAGGTTTTCACCGGTTCTCCGGGAAAATATGTTTCATTAAAAGACACAATCGCCGGTTTCAAAGGCATTATCGATGGCGAGTACGATCATGTTCCGGAGCAAGCATTCTACATGGTCGGCACGATCGACGAGGCTTTGGAAAAAGCCAAGGGCATGAAAAAGTAACCGGACGATGGGAACCGAGAAATGACAATGACCGTACATGTAGACATCGTCAGCGCGGAGCAAGAAATTTATTCCGGCTTGGCCGAAATGGTTTTTGCGCCCGCCGAACTAGGCGAAGTCGGTATCTCGCCGCGCCATGCGCCGATGATTACCAAACTCAAACCCGGTGAAGTCAGGGTCAAGGTCAGCGACAGCGAAAGCTATCCATTCTTTGTTTCTGGCGGCATTTTGGAAGTCCAGCCGCATTTGGTGACGATATTGGCCGATAGCGCGATTCGAGCGAAAGACATCGATGAAGCAGCAGCACTAGAAGCCAAATCCCGAGCCGAGGAAGCATTATCCGATAAAACTAGCAAGATCGATTATGCGACCGCTCAGGCACAATTGATGGAAGCGGTCATGCAATTGAGGACTTTGGACAGACTCAGAAAACGCGGCGGATAACACCGTGGCTTAAGCCATATAAAAGCCCGATAACGATAAAGCGTTGTCGGGCTTTTTTTGTTTAAAGGAAATGAAAAAATGACATTAACGACTATAATTTTAGCAGCAGGCAAAGGGACGCGCATGCGTTCCGAAATGCCGAAGATTTTACATCAAGTGGCTGGAAGACCTTTGCTGGAGCATGTCTACGATACCAGTAAACAATTGGCCGATAATCGGGTAAATATTGTTTACGGACACGGCGCGGAGCAAGTTCGAAATCGTTTAAGTCACCTCGATGCTCAGTGGATAGAGCAAATTCAGCAATTAGGCACGGGACATGCCGTGCAGCAAGCCATCGATTATGTCGATGATGACGATACCGTACTGATATTATATGGAGATGTGCCTTTATTGAAGTTGTCGACGATCGAAACGTTGATTGCCGATGCAGGTAGTAATGCCTTGGCATTATTAACGGTCGTGTTATCCAACCCCACGGGTTATGGCCGCATCGTGCGGGGCAGCGACAATAGAGTTTTGAAAATCGTCGAAGAAAAAGACGCATCTCCCGAAGAAAAAGCGATACAAGAAGGCAATACCGGTATCATGGCATTGAACGGCGAACAATTGAAAAAATGGTTAAGTCGCTTGCAGAATAATAATGCACAAAACGAGTATTATCTAACCGACATCATCGAAATGGCTGTCAATGATGGAATTGGCATCGTAACTTCCCAGGCCGAGACCGAGGACGAGGTGTTGGGCGTCAACAATCGAATGCAATTGGCACATCTGGAGCGTGTTTATCAAATGGAGCAGGCGAATAGCTTAATGGAGCGCGGAGTTACATTGAGAGATCCTGCGCGTTTCGACATCAGGGGAAGCATCGAGCATTTGGGTTCCGATATCGAAATCGACGTCAATGTCATTCTCGAAGGCAGCATTAACATAGGCAGCAATGTAACGATCGGCGCAAATACGCTTATAAAAAACTCGATCATTCACGATAATGTCGAAATATTGCCGAATTGCGTGATCGAAAATGCCGAAGTCGGTAAAGCTAGCCGCATCGGACCTTTTGCACGGCTAAGACCCGACGCCAAATTAGCCGATAATGTTCATGTCGGCAATTTCGTCGAAATCAAAAAGTCCACAGTCGCGGTCGGTAGTAAAATCAACCATTTGAGTTATATTGGCGATAGCGTCATCGGTAGCGGCGTCAATGTCGGTGCCGGCACGATCACCTGTAACTACGACGGTGTCAATAAGTTCAAGACCGTGATCGAAGATGGTGCGTTTATCGGCTCGAATTCGCAATTGGTTGCGCCGGTTACAATCGGTAAGAATGCGACGATAGGCGCTGGATCGACGATTACGAAAGACACCCCCCCTGAAAAATTGACCTTGGCGCGGGCCAAACAAACCACTATCCCAACCTGGCAAAGGCCGGTAAAAAAGGAGAAATAGTATGTGCGGAATCGTCGGCGCAATTGCGCAACGTAACGTAGTGCCGATATTGATCGAAGGCCTCAAGCGCCTTGAATATCGCGGTTACGATTCGGCCGGATTGGCCATTGTCGAAGATGGTCAGCTTTATCGCAAGCGCGAGGTCGGCAAGGTTAGAGGCTTAGAAGCCTTGATTGCTCAGGATGCGATACAAGGTAATATCGGTATCGCTCATACGCGGTGGGCGACGCATGGCAAACCGAGTACCGCGAATGCTCATCCTCATGTATGCCGCGACAAGGTTGCAGTCGTGCATAACGGCATCATCGAAAATCATGAGCAATTGAGGAATAATCAGAAAGCAGTCGGTTATGAATTTACCTCCGAAACCGATACCGAAGTGATCGTCAACGAAATATATGGCGCACTGGAAAACACTGATAATCTGCTCGGCGCGGTCAAGGAATCGATCAAAAAGCTCGAAGGCGCTTATGCGTTAGGCGTCGTTGCAAAGGATCACCCGAATACCTTGATCGCTTGTAGAAAAGGTAGTCCGCTCGTGATTGGAGTCGGCATCGGCGAATATTTTATCGCCTCCGATGTCGCCGCGTTGCTGCCGGTTACGCAACGTTTTATGTTTCTCGAAGACGGCGATGTTGCCGAAATTACGATCGATAAAGTCGTCATTTACGACAAGGACGACAACCTAGTCGACCGGTCGATCAAAGAAAGCCAGCTCAAGGCCGATTCGGTCGAAAAAGGCCTCTATCGCCATTACATGCTCAAGGAAATCTACGACCAACCTTGGGCGATTTCCGAGGCGCTCGAAGGACGCTTTATCGATAATCGCCTTCAAGAAAGCGCGTTCGGCCATAATGCCGGCGAGGTATTCGATCAGATCGAATCGATACAGATACTTGCTTGCGGGACGAGCTATCATGCCGGTTTGGTTGCCCGCTATTGGTTCGAGAAATTAGCCAAAGTGCCTTGTAATATCGAAGTAGCCAGCGAATATCGCTACCGTAAACCGATCGTCCCCCCCGGCACCTTGGTTGTGACGATTTCGCAATCCGGCGAAACCGCCGATACTTTGGCCGCATTGCAAGAAGCCAAAAAGCTCGGTGCAAAATATTCCCTCGCGATCTGTAATGTTCCGGAAAGCTCGCTAGTCAGAGAATCCGACTTAGTGATGATGACTCGTGCAGGCCCTGAAATCGGCGTCGCATCGACGAAAGCCTTCACGACGCAATTGGCGACCTTGTTGCTTTTAGTCATTGCGATAGGGAGGCGCTTCGGACTGACGAAAGAGTTGGAAAACAAAATATCTTCGGAGCTTTTCAGTTTGCCCGGAAAAATCGAAGCGGTTCTGCAATTGGACGACAAGATCAAACAATTGTCCGAGCAGTTCGCCGAAAAACAGCATGCTTTATTTTTAGGTCGCGGGACTCATTATCCGATCGCGATGGAAGGTGCATTGAAGCTTAAGGAGATTTCCTATATTCACGCCGAAGCTTATCCTGCGGGCGAATTGAAACATGGGCCGTTGGCCCTGATCGATGCCGAAATGCCGGTCATCACTGTCGCGCCGAACAATAGCCTGCTTGAAAAACTCAAATCGAACATACAGGAAGTCAGCGCCCGAGGCGGTCAATTGATCGTGTTTATGGACGAAACATTGGCGGCCGAAAACGATGTCAACGTTCAAATTATTAAAATGCCGCCGGTTGAAAACGAAATATCGCCGATTATCTATACCATTCCGTTGCAATTGCTGTCCTATCATGTCGCGGTCCTAAAAGGGACCGATGTCGATCAGCCGAGAAATCTGGCTAAGTCGGTAACGGTCGAATAAATAGCGGAGAATGAGCACGAATGGCTTGCGCTTGACAATAAAGTCGTAATTTTTTAGAAAGCATGGATGCACCTGTATGAGCTATGCAAAGCTCGTAAAGGGTTTTGCCGTCTACTCCCTTTTGATCGAAAAACCATCTAATAACATACTCATCGTAGCTGAAAATTCGGCCTCGGGGTGCCCGTCAAAGGACGCTGTAAACAATTATCCAAGACAATTAACCATGGCTGGGCTATGGAGTTTAGGTGCTGGGTAAGCCCTTCCGTGGTGGCTTGACGGCGGCTTTCCCTGCCGCCGACATCATCGCTAAGCATGCTCTACGCCCTAACTTGACAAAACTTGACGTTCGCCTATACTTTGCGCATGCAAAAGAGATTGAATACCGATAAAGCGCAACAAGCAATTGAAAAAGCGGGGCTGACTCAAACCGCTGTTGCTGATGCTTTGAGCGTATCCAAAGAAGCCGTTTCTCAATGGCTAAATGCCAAATCTTTTCCTCGTCCAAATAAGCTTCTTCAGTTAGGCAAGCTGCTAAATCTTGCTTTCGATGAGTTGGTCATCAAAGAAGATCCCTTTACGCCAAAGGTTGCCTTTCGAAAGATGAAAGGTACCAAAACAAAAGACCATCATATAGAGAATGCCCAGGAAATTGGCCGCTTTTTGCGTCACTTGGTACCCTACCTGCCGTTTGACACTCTGGAAATGCCCCCGGTACTTAAATCGCCCAGCTGTGATTATGACTATCTTCGCAAAGTAACGGCCAAGGTCAGGGAAGATATCAACCTGGGGCTAACTGATTGTGTGGACTTTACCCATCTCATAAGACGTTTTGGTGAACTACAAGCTGTAGTGGTGCCGGTGATGTGGGGTTCAAAAAAGCGCCATGAGAATGCGGTGCATATTTACTTGCTTGATTCCCAAAGCACTTGGGTCTACTTAAATCTCGATACTAACATTCATGACTTTAAATTTTGGATGGCTCACGAGCTTGGTCACTGTTTGTCGCCTAGCTTGGAAGGTGACGAGGCTGAAGACTTTGCAGATGCTTTTGCAGCGAGCTTGCTATATCCTCATGAGTTGGCAGAAAAAGCATATATCTCTATCTGGTCAAAGCCCACGCCAGCTGCAAAAATCGCTCATGTAGTAGATCTTGCCGATCAGCTTACGATTTCACCCTATACCGTATTTGAGCAGGTTAATAAATATGCTGTAGCAGTAGGAAAACCAGAGATTAAGCTGAGTAAAGCATTTCATGGAGCGGTAACCAACTTCAACAAGCGTTACAAAAACGTAAGCGAAGCTCTCTTTGGTGATGCCGAACTGGACGATCATGGTAAGCCAAGTGCCCGTGAGTATATCGCTAAAGCCGAGGATACCTTCGAAACGCCGTTTTTTGAACTCCTTAGAAAGTACCTGAAGGAGCACAACAAGGGATCAGGTTTTGTTCAGACTGTGCTGGATATGCCACTACTTGATGCATGGAGTATCCACGCAGAGTTGACCTAATGCCCCAATCGAAAATTCTCGTTGATACCAATGCCTATTTAAGGCTGGCAAGAACCATTCGCCCTTTATTATTCGTGCCTTTTGGTGACAATAAGTACTGCCTGTATGTCCTACCAGAGCTGAATAAAGAGCTGGAAAATCGCAAGCTGCAAAGCAAGTTCCACTGGGTAGACGAAGAAGAATTTGCAGATAATCGCAAGCACTTTCCCAAAATCAGCAAAAAGCAAAAGAGTTCCATTCAACAAACCTTCGAATACCTTTGGAATCATGTACAAACGGATCTGCCTGGCCCTTCCAGAGTAGATGTGATGTATATCGCCTATGCCTTGGAGTTGAATGTGCCGGTGGTCACCGATGATCAGGATATGACTGAATTGGCGAATGAATTCGATACCCAGGTGATGTCTACTCTGGAGTTATTGAAAATCATGCTTGACTGCGGTCATATCGACATGAAAACCATCGATGGTCTTTGTGACTATTGGCGCTATATCGCCGATCTTCCTGCCAACTTTAAATTTGATTACGATCGCTTGTTTTCTGATCCGCAAGATTGAAGAATCACCCTTGGATTTCTATTGGCTTGACCTACAACCATGATCCACTATAGTGACTACTTTGTACTTTTTCGACATATGTAAAATTTCTCGTCATGAGTGATGTCATATTGACCATTAAAGACGTGGCCGAATACCTCAAGGTCAACGAACGCACTATCTACCGGTTGGTGGCAAGCGGCGAACTGCCGGGATTTAAGGTGGGTAACTCGTGGCGATTTAAACAAAGCGAACTGGAGCAATACATCGCATCCCAACACAACCGTACAAAATTCACAGATCAGGAATAACGGCCCCCATGGCACAACTTGAAAATATTGAAGCAATTGAAAAACGTTTGTGGAAGGCGGCCGATACTTTGCGCGGTAATTCCGAGCTGGCCGACAAGATTGCCTGTAACTTTGAGGAGTTGGGGGTATGAGCTCCCCCGATACTTCAATCCCATAAAGCTTGATACAGACGATTGCCCAGACCATAGAGCAGGCTAGAGGCCAGGTTCGTAACGCGGTAAATCAAGCCATGGTCGCGAGTTATTGGCAGGTTGGGCGATTGATTGTAGAACACGAGCAACAAGGCGGAAGTCGGGCGGCCTATGGCAAGCGTCAGTTAGAAACGCTTTCTCAGCATCTGACGGAGCGTTTGGGTAAAGGCTTTGATGTCAGAAACTTGCGTAATATGCGTGCATTTTATCAAGCGTATCCAAATCGGAACGCAGTGCGTACCGAATTGAGTTGGACCCATTACCGCTGTTTGTTACGCATTGAAAATCCGGCAGCCAGACAATGGTATCAGCAAGAAGCCATCCAACAACATTGGAGCGCCCGCGCCCTGGAGCGGCAAATCAGCAAACTCTATTACGAGCGGCTACTGGCTAGTAAAGACAAAGCCTTGCTTGAAACAGAAGCAGCCAATAAAACTGCGCCGTTGGCTGAAAGCGCCAAAGATTATCTACGCGATCCATACATCCTGGATTTTTTGAATCTGCAAGATAAGAGCTATCAGGAAGCCGAGCTGGAACAGGCTATCATCACCAACCTGCAATAGTTTTTGTTGGAGCTGGGCAAAGGCTTTGCCTTTGTCGAGCGCCAGCAGCGCATTCGTTTCGACGATGAAGATTTTTATCTCGATCTGGTGTTTTACAACTTCAAACTCAAATGTTTTTTACTGGTGGATTTAAAACTCGGCAAACTGAAACATCAGGATGTAGGGCAAATGGATACTTATGTGCGTTTGTATGACGAGCAACGTAAAGGCGATGACGATAATCCCACCATTGGCTTGGTGCTGTGCAGCGAAAAAGGCGAAGCCGTCGTCAAGTATTCGGTACTGACCGACCAGCAGCAATTATTTGCCGCTAAATATCTGCCGTATCTGCCCAGCGAGGAAGAGCTCCGCACAGAACTGCAAAGAGAACGCGAACAGATTACCGCGCAGCTTGCATTGAAACAGGAGACCGGTGATGAGTAAGGCTGGATGGGAACGATTGTGCCGCAAGGTTATAGCAGTGAAATTGGCTGAGAAAATCATTCGTAACTTCGAGGAGTTGGAGGGATGAGTTGGGTGAAAAAAAATGTGGATGAAATTGCTGATTTCACACTAGGAAAAATGCTTGATGAGAAAAAGAATCGGGGGGAGCTTCTACCCTATTTGGCTAACGTGAATGTCCGTTGGGGTGAGTTTGATTTGACTGAACTCAGAGAAATGCGTTTTGAGCCGCATGAGCTAGATAAATATTCAGTATCAAACGGTGATATCGTAATGTGTGAGGGCGGTGAACCGGGACGTTGTGCAATTTGGACGGATGAGAAATCTTCAATAATGTTGCAGAAAGCTCTCCATCGAATTCGACCAAAGCAAGGAATAAATAGCCAATTTTTATATTACGCCTTTTTAAATTTACGAAAAACGAATGGCTTTGCGCCGTATTTTACAGGTTCTACGATTAAGCACTTACCCAAGCAACAGTTAGCAAAAGTCGAAATATATACCTTTCGCACTTCAAATTTCGGCAGTGCCTGAGGTGGCGCCGGGGTGTTCGGCAAAGGCTTTGCCGGCATAGAGCCTACATAAACGTCTTTACGGCGTCCTTTGACGGGCACCCGGTGCCGAATTTTGATCTGCGATGGGTATATATACCCAATATTGAACTACAGAAGAGAATTTCTTCATTCTTGGTGCTTTACGACAACCTAATCGAAAACAACCGCCGCCGTATTCAGTTGCTGGAAGAATCCGCTCGCCTGCTATATCAGGAATGGTTTGTTCATCTGCGCTTCCCCGGCCATGAGCAAGTGAAAATTGTCGATGGTGTGCCGGACGGGTGGGAGATAAAGTCGGTTAGAGAGTTATTAGGAAAGGTTTTGAAAAAGAAAAAAGTAAAGAAAGAAGAATATCTATCCGAAGATGCAGTGCCCTGTGTCGACCAGTCACAAAACTTTATTGGGGGATATATCGATGATGAAGAAGTGGCAATTACGGAAAACTTACCTGTTGTTGTTTTTGGAGATCACACCCGAATAGTTAAGTACATTGATTTTCCGTTTGCTCAGGGCGCAGATGGTACTCAGTTATTAGTTCCTAGTGACGACCGAATCCCGAGGGATTTTTTCTATTTCATGATGTCTTCAATAAATGTCGCGAATGCCTTTTATGCTAGGCATTTTAAGTTTTTAAAAGCGAAAGAGGTTTTACTGCCGGATATTAAATTGATGACTGAGTTTAGTGCGATTGTAAGCGACAGCATGAGCCAGATTAAGCTCCTGAGAAATCAAAATAGAAGCCTTGCCCAAGCCCGCGACCTGTTATTACCTAAACTCATGAGTGGCGAGCTCACCGTATAAATCAAAGGAAATATTATTATGGCCATGACAGAACAAACGCAGGTTCAAGAAGTAACCGCCGAGTACCTGCTGAACGAATTAAAGTGGGACGATTCTGTTATGGGGTTGCACGAACGTCTGGGTCGTGAAGGCGACTTGGGGCGTTTATCCGAGCAGGAGGTTATTCTGACTCGCTACCTTGGCGAGAAACTGATTGAACTGAATCCTGGCTTGCCTGAGGCCGTTTACCAAGAGGCGCTGCGCATCGTGACGGCCTTGCCCACCTCGACCAACATCGTTGCGATCAATAAAGAAAACTATGCCCTGCATAAAAATGGTGTAGAGGTTAGCTTCCTGAATGACAAAGGTGATCGGGTAAAAAAGCGCCTGCGTCTTTTCGACTTTGAAACTTACGAAAACAATCACTTTTTGTTAGTGCGTGAGTTTTGGATTAAGGGCGATATTTACCGCCGCAGGGCGGATTTGGTCGGTTTCGTTAATGGCATTCCGTTGCTGTTTATGGAGGTAAAAAACGTTCATAAAGACATTCGAGCTGCCTATGAACAAAACCTCGCCGATAAACATGTAGTCGAGCAAAAGCTTGCGAAATTGATGATGCAGAATCCG
It includes:
- the atpD gene encoding F0F1 ATP synthase subunit beta — protein: MSLGKIVQIIGAVVDVEFPRESLPKVYDALKVEDKNLVLEVQQQLGDGVVRSIAMGSTDGLSRGLQVSNSGAPIAVPVGQKTLGRIMNVLGEPIDEKGAIGEDERWAIHREAPSYDEQAASNELLETGIKVIDLVCPFAKGGKVGLFGGAGVGKTVNMMELIRNIAIEHSGFSVFAGVGERTREGNDFYHEMTDSKVIDKVSLVYGQMNEPPGNRLRVALTGLTMAEFFREEGRDVLFFVDNIYRYTLAGTEVSALLGRMPSAVGYQPNLAEEMGVLQERITSTKTGSITSIQAVYVPADDLTDPSPATTFAHLDATVVLSRQIAELGIYPAIDPLDSTSRQLDPLVIGHEHYNVARAVQGTLQRYKELRDIIAILGMDELSEEDKLIVSRARKIQRFLSQPFFVAEVFTGSPGKYVSLKDTIAGFKGIIDGEYDHVPEQAFYMVGTIDEALEKAKGMKK
- the glmU gene encoding bifunctional UDP-N-acetylglucosamine diphosphorylase/glucosamine-1-phosphate N-acetyltransferase GlmU, with the protein product MTLTTIILAAGKGTRMRSEMPKILHQVAGRPLLEHVYDTSKQLADNRVNIVYGHGAEQVRNRLSHLDAQWIEQIQQLGTGHAVQQAIDYVDDDDTVLILYGDVPLLKLSTIETLIADAGSNALALLTVVLSNPTGYGRIVRGSDNRVLKIVEEKDASPEEKAIQEGNTGIMALNGEQLKKWLSRLQNNNAQNEYYLTDIIEMAVNDGIGIVTSQAETEDEVLGVNNRMQLAHLERVYQMEQANSLMERGVTLRDPARFDIRGSIEHLGSDIEIDVNVILEGSINIGSNVTIGANTLIKNSIIHDNVEILPNCVIENAEVGKASRIGPFARLRPDAKLADNVHVGNFVEIKKSTVAVGSKINHLSYIGDSVIGSGVNVGAGTITCNYDGVNKFKTVIEDGAFIGSNSQLVAPVTIGKNATIGAGSTITKDTPPEKLTLARAKQTTIPTWQRPVKKEK
- a CDS encoding restriction endonuclease subunit S yields the protein MSWVKKNVDEIADFTLGKMLDEKKNRGELLPYLANVNVRWGEFDLTELREMRFEPHELDKYSVSNGDIVMCEGGEPGRCAIWTDEKSSIMLQKALHRIRPKQGINSQFLYYAFLNLRKTNGFAPYFTGSTIKHLPKQQLAKVEIYTFRTSNFGSA
- a CDS encoding F0F1 ATP synthase subunit epsilon encodes the protein MTMTVHVDIVSAEQEIYSGLAEMVFAPAELGEVGISPRHAPMITKLKPGEVRVKVSDSESYPFFVSGGILEVQPHLVTILADSAIRAKDIDEAAALEAKSRAEEALSDKTSKIDYATAQAQLMEAVMQLRTLDRLRKRGG
- a CDS encoding PDDEXK nuclease domain-containing protein, with the protein product MLELGKGFAFVERQQRIRFDDEDFYLDLVFYNFKLKCFLLVDLKLGKLKHQDVGQMDTYVRLYDEQRKGDDDNPTIGLVLCSEKGEAVVKYSVLTDQQQLFAAKYLPYLPSEEELRTELQREREQITAQLALKQETGDE
- a CDS encoding helix-turn-helix domain-containing protein — protein: MSDVILTIKDVAEYLKVNERTIYRLVASGELPGFKVGNSWRFKQSELEQYIASQHNRTKFTDQE
- the atpG gene encoding F0F1 ATP synthase subunit gamma, which translates into the protein MAVGKEIRTKIGSIKNTQKITRAMEMVAASKMRKTQNRMQATRPYSKKMGQIIKHLAHANAEYKHPYLIPREVKRVGVIVVSSDRGLCGGLNSNLFRKTLVQLRQWEKDGVDVDICTIGTKAAGFFGNLQKINMVGQVGKLGDTPHLNDIIGIIKIMLDAYEEGRVDELYVISNEFVNTMTQRPNVEKLLPVIADEIEDELKGHWDYIYEPDAKEVLDNLLIRYIESIVYQGLVENNACEQAARMVAMKSASDNAGKLIGELQLVYNKARQAAITQEISEIVAGAAAV
- the glmS gene encoding glutamine--fructose-6-phosphate transaminase (isomerizing), which translates into the protein MCGIVGAIAQRNVVPILIEGLKRLEYRGYDSAGLAIVEDGQLYRKREVGKVRGLEALIAQDAIQGNIGIAHTRWATHGKPSTANAHPHVCRDKVAVVHNGIIENHEQLRNNQKAVGYEFTSETDTEVIVNEIYGALENTDNLLGAVKESIKKLEGAYALGVVAKDHPNTLIACRKGSPLVIGVGIGEYFIASDVAALLPVTQRFMFLEDGDVAEITIDKVVIYDKDDNLVDRSIKESQLKADSVEKGLYRHYMLKEIYDQPWAISEALEGRFIDNRLQESAFGHNAGEVFDQIESIQILACGTSYHAGLVARYWFEKLAKVPCNIEVASEYRYRKPIVPPGTLVVTISQSGETADTLAALQEAKKLGAKYSLAICNVPESSLVRESDLVMMTRAGPEIGVASTKAFTTQLATLLLLVIAIGRRFGLTKELENKISSELFSLPGKIEAVLQLDDKIKQLSEQFAEKQHALFLGRGTHYPIAMEGALKLKEISYIHAEAYPAGELKHGPLALIDAEMPVITVAPNNSLLEKLKSNIQEVSARGGQLIVFMDETLAAENDVNVQIIKMPPVENEISPIIYTIPLQLLSYHVAVLKGTDVDQPRNLAKSVTVE
- a CDS encoding helix-turn-helix domain-containing protein; translation: MNTDKAQQAIEKAGLTQTAVADALSVSKEAVSQWLNAKSFPRPNKLLQLGKLLNLAFDELVIKEDPFTPKVAFRKMKGTKTKDHHIENAQEIGRFLRHLVPYLPFDTLEMPPVLKSPSCDYDYLRKVTAKVREDINLGLTDCVDFTHLIRRFGELQAVVVPVMWGSKKRHENAVHIYLLDSQSTWVYLNLDTNIHDFKFWMAHELGHCLSPSLEGDEAEDFADAFAASLLYPHELAEKAYISIWSKPTPAAKIAHVVDLADQLTISPYTVFEQVNKYAVAVGKPEIKLSKAFHGAVTNFNKRYKNVSEALFGDAELDDHGKPSAREYIAKAEDTFETPFFELLRKYLKEHNKGSGFVQTVLDMPLLDAWSIHAELT
- a CDS encoding DUF1016 N-terminal domain-containing protein; the encoded protein is MIQTIAQTIEQARGQVRNAVNQAMVASYWQVGRLIVEHEQQGGSRAAYGKRQLETLSQHLTERLGKGFDVRNLRNMRAFYQAYPNRNAVRTELSWTHYRCLLRIENPAARQWYQQEAIQQHWSARALERQISKLYYERLLASKDKALLETEAANKTAPLAESAKDYLRDPYILDFLNLQDKSYQEAELEQAIITNLQ